In Lactobacillus xylocopicola, the genomic stretch CAAAATCATCGTGATTATATTCACGCCGACTCCAAGGAACCCCCGTTTCTTTTGAAAGTTCTCGGTAAACTTGGCGAATTCTCGCTCCTTCTTTTCCGCGCAATTCTTGCATCGTTAAATTCGAAAAATTTTCATTCGGAAAACGCATTTGATACATTTTTCTTGCAACTGCTAGTCTTGAACGAATATTGGATACCAATTTGGCTTGTCTCTCGATTAATAAAGATGAATGATTCAACGTCCGACCATGGGCGTACTGGCGAACTCCCCTTTCACCAACCCAGACCACACTCATTCCAGCATCACCGATTAATTCCATTGCCCGATGGGTAATATCTACTCCAGGTCCCAGCATTAATACACTAATGATGCCTGCCGGAACAAACACTGTACCTTTACTATCTGCAACGACAATCGCACTATCTTGGCGGTTTAATTTGGCATGTTCTAAATAAAGGAAAGTAACTCGGTCTCTAACTCGACTTAACTCAACCAGGTCGGGCTTTTTAGCACCAACATTATGCTTCATTTTGCTTAACCGGAATTACTGTCATTAAGCCCATGCCATAAGCTTTCTTTCGACCTATCCCGCCAATTAATGATTTTTTGAACATCTCTAAGTCCGTTATTTTAAGGATACCCTCAAAAGAA encodes the following:
- the cas1e gene encoding type I-E CRISPR-associated endonuclease Cas1e encodes the protein MKHNVGAKKPDLVELSRVRDRVTFLYLEHAKLNRQDSAIVVADSKGTVFVPAGIISVLMLGPGVDITHRAMELIGDAGMSVVWVGERGVRQYAHGRTLNHSSLLIERQAKLVSNIRSRLAVARKMYQMRFPNENFSNLTMQELRGKEGARIRQVYRELSKETGVPWSRREYNHDDFDSGTPINKALTAAHQALYGLSYSVIVALGASPALGFVHTGHDLSFVYDFADLYKAEISIPIAFKMAAEDDDEKDIGSRTRLAMRDAFVDGKIMIRMVKDLKFLLDAEDDQEVESLGLWDDKTGLQKYGVQYSERDEGAD